From one Dioscorea cayenensis subsp. rotundata cultivar TDr96_F1 unplaced genomic scaffold, TDr96_F1_v2_PseudoChromosome.rev07_lg8_w22 25.fasta BLBR01001209.1, whole genome shotgun sequence genomic stretch:
- the LOC120255830 gene encoding uncharacterized protein LOC120255830, translating into MVRDQRQQQAAPPPPPPPPPTPPTSQKLKKKTIMEFKRSGPLLFEGTTNPDDVEVWVEEMEKAFAVMKCNEEEKLRFGVYMLEGPTKPSEYRGELRIRQGKEFESWEQLRKALFCKYFTRDKMVQFERKFINLTQGRRRDRSFDNKGDRILGNGGRSKSDVGQNKSQTVGEPPAQRSRGLPHASSRSGQKKCSTCGGVHDSKDCRRVTGACYRCGSLEHHIAECPQMQSSGAQRSSTVQNSRYVPAHKSQGSVGQRSGKEVVSEQPSSSTQQKAGRPKTQGRVYALTQEDTHASNAVVSGILSVYSTYACVLFDSGATHSFISSAFIRKHILHVTTFEYDLCVATLVGVDIVLSRACENCPIIVAGHELLARLHVMGMIDYDIIFGEWIFPSRFHLVVDCYAKRGSV; encoded by the exons ATGGTGCGTGACCAGAGACAGCAACAAGCAGCACCACCCCCACCACCGCCGCCTCCTCCTACTCCGCCTACTTCCCAAAAGCTTAAGAAGAAGACTATTATGGAATTCAAAAGATCTGGTCCGTTACTGTTTGAGGGCACTACCAATCCTGATGATGTGGAGGTTTGggtagaagaaatggagaaagcTTTTGCTGTGATGAAgtgtaatgaagaagaaaagcttaGGTTCGGAGTGTACATGCTCGAGGGACCGACCAAACCCAGCGAGTACAGAGGAGAACTTCGCATTCGTCAGGGAAAGGAGTTTGAATCTTGGGAGCAGCTGAGGAAAGCCCTTTTCTGTAAATACTTCACCAGAGACAAGATGGTGCAGTTTGAGAGAAAGTTCATTAACTTGACTCAGGGAA GAAGAAGAGATAGAAGTTTTGACAACAAGGGAGATCGTATCTTGGGGAATGGAGGAAGATCCAAGTCTGATGTGGGTCAGAATAAGTCTCAAACAGTGGGTGAGCCGCCAGCTCAGAGATCCCGAGGATTGCCACATGCTTCTTCTCGTTCTGGCCAGAAGAAATGCTCTACTTGTGGTGGTGTGCATGACTCTAAGGATTGCAGGCGGGTTACAGGGGCATGTTACAGGTGTGGCAGTCTGGAGCACCATATTGCTGAGTGTCCACAGATGCAGTCTTCTGGAGCACAAAGATCCTCTACAGTTCAAAATTCTAGATATGTACCAGCACATAAATCTCAGGGTTCTGTGGGTCAACGTTCAGGAAAGGAGGTAGTCAGTGAGCAACCGTCATCCTCAACTCAGCAAAAGGCAGGAAGGCCAAAGACACAAGGACGTGTTTATGCGTTAACTCAGGAGGATACTCATGCCTCAAATGCAGTGGTGTCAGGTATATTATCAGTTTATTCAACATATGCCTGTGTCTTATTTGATTCTGGAGCTACACATTCGTTTATCTCGTCTGCTTTTATTCGGAAGCATATTTTGCATGTTACTACTTTTGAGTATGATTTGTGTGTTGCCACCCTAGTGGGAGTTGATATTGTTCTTAGTAGAGCATGTGAGAACTGTCCCATTATTGTTGCCGGTCATGAGTTGCTAGCTCGTCTTCATGTTATGGGTATGATCGACTATGATATCATTTTTGGGGAATGGATTTTTCCGTCTAGATTTCATCTCGTAGTTGATTGTTATGCAAAAAGGGGTAGTGTTTAA